Proteins encoded in a region of the Piliocolobus tephrosceles isolate RC106 chromosome 18, ASM277652v3, whole genome shotgun sequence genome:
- the LDLRAD4 gene encoding low-density lipoprotein receptor class A domain-containing protein 4 isoform X3, which translates to MSSDHLNNSTLKEAQFKDLFLKKAELEFAQIIIIVVVVTVMVVVIVCLLNHYKVSTRSFINRPSQSRRREDGLPQEGCLWPSDSAAPRPASEIMHAPRSRDRFTAPSFIQRDRFSRFQPTYPYVQHEIDLPPTISLSDGEEPPPYQGPCTLQLRDPEQQMELNRESVRAPPNRTIFDSDLIDIAMYSGGPCPPSSNSGISATTCSSNGRMEGPPPTYSEVMGHHPGASFLHHQRSNAHRGSRLQFQQNNAESTIVPIKGKDRKPGNLV; encoded by the exons ATGTCCAGTGACCACCTGAACAACAGCACACTGAAGGAGGCTCAGTTCAAAGACCTGTTCTTAAAAAAAG CGGAGCTGGAGTTCGCCCAAATCATCATCATCGTCGTGGTGGTCACGGTGATGGTGGTGGTCATCGTCTGCCTGCTGAACCACTACAAAGTCTCCACGCGGTCCTTCATCAACCGCCCAAGCCAGAGCCGGAGGCGGGAGGACGGGCTGCCGCAG GAAGGGTGCCTGTGGCCTTCAGACAGCGCCGCACCACGGCCGGCCTCGGAG aTCATGCATGCCCCGCGGTCCAGGGACAGGTTCACAGCGCCCTCCTTCATCCAGAGGGATCGCTTCAGCCGCTTCCAGCCCACCTACCCCTATGTGCAGCACGAGATTGATCTGCCTCCCACCATCTCCCTGTCCGACGGTGAAGAGCCACCTCCTTACCAGGGGCCCTGCACCCTGCAGCTCCGGGACCCTGAACAGCAGATGGAACTCAACCGAGAGTCCGTGAGGGCCCCACCCAACCGAACCATATTTGACAGTGATTTGATAGACATTGCTATGTACAGCGGGGGCCCGTGCCCACCCAGCAGCAACTCGGGCATCAGTGCAACCACCTGCAGCAGTAACGGGAGGATGGAGGGGCCGCCCCCTACATACAGCGAGGTGATGGGCCACCACCCTGGCGCCTCTTTCCTCCATCACCAGCGCAGCAATGCACACAGGGGCAGCAGACTGCAGTTTCAGCAGAACAATGCAGAGAGCACAATAGTACCCATCAAAGGCAAAGATAGGAAGCCTGGGAACCTGGTCTGA
- the LDLRAD4 gene encoding low-density lipoprotein receptor class A domain-containing protein 4 isoform X4, whose translation MAVTHQPAWTQWPSLIKQKVKGGAGVRPNHHHRRGGHGDGGGHRLPAEPLQSLHAVLHQPPKPEPEAGGRAAAGCLWPSDSAAPRPASEIMHAPRSRDRFTAPSFIQRDRFSRFQPTYPYVQHEIDLPPTISLSDGEEPPPYQGPCTLQLRDPEQQMELNRESVRAPPNRTIFDSDLIDIAMYSGGPCPPSSNSGISATTCSSNGRMEGPPPTYSEVMGHHPGASFLHHQRSNAHRGSRLQFQQNNAESTIVPIKGKDRKPGNLV comes from the exons CGGAGCTGGAGTTCGCCCAAATCATCATCATCGTCGTGGTGGTCACGGTGATGGTGGTGGTCATCGTCTGCCTGCTGAACCACTACAAAGTCTCCACGCGGTCCTTCATCAACCGCCCAAGCCAGAGCCGGAGGCGGGAGGACGGGCTGCCGCAG GGTGCCTGTGGCCTTCAGACAGCGCCGCACCACGGCCGGCCTCGGAG aTCATGCATGCCCCGCGGTCCAGGGACAGGTTCACAGCGCCCTCCTTCATCCAGAGGGATCGCTTCAGCCGCTTCCAGCCCACCTACCCCTATGTGCAGCACGAGATTGATCTGCCTCCCACCATCTCCCTGTCCGACGGTGAAGAGCCACCTCCTTACCAGGGGCCCTGCACCCTGCAGCTCCGGGACCCTGAACAGCAGATGGAACTCAACCGAGAGTCCGTGAGGGCCCCACCCAACCGAACCATATTTGACAGTGATTTGATAGACATTGCTATGTACAGCGGGGGCCCGTGCCCACCCAGCAGCAACTCGGGCATCAGTGCAACCACCTGCAGCAGTAACGGGAGGATGGAGGGGCCGCCCCCTACATACAGCGAGGTGATGGGCCACCACCCTGGCGCCTCTTTCCTCCATCACCAGCGCAGCAATGCACACAGGGGCAGCAGACTGCAGTTTCAGCAGAACAATGCAGAGAGCACAATAGTACCCATCAAAGGCAAAGATAGGAAGCCTGGGAACCTGGTCTGA
- the LDLRAD4 gene encoding low-density lipoprotein receptor class A domain-containing protein 4 isoform X5: MVVVIVCLLNHYKVSTRSFINRPSQSRRREDGLPQEGCLWPSDSAAPRPASEIMHAPRSRDRFTAPSFIQRDRFSRFQPTYPYVQHEIDLPPTISLSDGEEPPPYQGPCTLQLRDPEQQMELNRESVRAPPNRTIFDSDLIDIAMYSGGPCPPSSNSGISATTCSSNGRMEGPPPTYSEVMGHHPGASFLHHQRSNAHRGSRLQFQQNNAESTIVPIKGKDRKPGNLV, from the exons ATGGTGGTGGTCATCGTCTGCCTGCTGAACCACTACAAAGTCTCCACGCGGTCCTTCATCAACCGCCCAAGCCAGAGCCGGAGGCGGGAGGACGGGCTGCCGCAG GAAGGGTGCCTGTGGCCTTCAGACAGCGCCGCACCACGGCCGGCCTCGGAG aTCATGCATGCCCCGCGGTCCAGGGACAGGTTCACAGCGCCCTCCTTCATCCAGAGGGATCGCTTCAGCCGCTTCCAGCCCACCTACCCCTATGTGCAGCACGAGATTGATCTGCCTCCCACCATCTCCCTGTCCGACGGTGAAGAGCCACCTCCTTACCAGGGGCCCTGCACCCTGCAGCTCCGGGACCCTGAACAGCAGATGGAACTCAACCGAGAGTCCGTGAGGGCCCCACCCAACCGAACCATATTTGACAGTGATTTGATAGACATTGCTATGTACAGCGGGGGCCCGTGCCCACCCAGCAGCAACTCGGGCATCAGTGCAACCACCTGCAGCAGTAACGGGAGGATGGAGGGGCCGCCCCCTACATACAGCGAGGTGATGGGCCACCACCCTGGCGCCTCTTTCCTCCATCACCAGCGCAGCAATGCACACAGGGGCAGCAGACTGCAGTTTCAGCAGAACAATGCAGAGAGCACAATAGTACCCATCAAAGGCAAAGATAGGAAGCCTGGGAACCTGGTCTGA